A DNA window from Zingiber officinale cultivar Zhangliang chromosome 3A, Zo_v1.1, whole genome shotgun sequence contains the following coding sequences:
- the LOC122053216 gene encoding uncharacterized protein LOC122053216 isoform X2 — protein sequence MSNATSPLRPFRFLLTAPPRPPPSFVPRSNSALAMLSPSSSMSIGAPRRRGLADPFRCLAWLHLRSSSSTVAAAYSIKSSRLSDLILKSTTEDFIIPAPSDGAKSGQEEQLKKDHKTLHLMVEMVHRKLKGDVCSWPDRRYT from the exons ATGTCTAATGCTACTTCGCCACTTCGTCCCTTTCGCTTTCTCCTAACCGCTCCGCCTCGGCCTCCGCCGTCGTTCGTGCCACGCTCCAATAGCGCGCTCGCGATGCTCTCCCCTTCTTCCTCCATGTCCATCGGCGCACCACGTCGCCGAGGGTTGGCAGATCCTTTCCGTTGTCTGGCGTGGCTTCATCTTCGATCTTCCTCAAGTACCGTCGCTGCGGCTTACTCTATTAAGTCATCAAG GCTTTCTGATCTTATTTTAAAAAGCACGACAGAGGATTTCATCATACCAGCACCCTCAGATGGAG CTAAGAGTGGTCAAGAAGAACAATTAAAAAAAGATCATAAGACACTTCATCTAATGGTTGAAATGGTCCATAGGAAG TTAAAGGGTGATGTCTGCAGTTGGCCAGATAGGAGGTACACGTAA
- the LOC122053216 gene encoding uncharacterized protein LOC122053216 isoform X1: protein MSNATSPLRPFRFLLTAPPRPPPSFVPRSNSALAMLSPSSSMSIGAPRRRGLADPFRCLAWLHLRSSSSTVAAAYSIKSSRLSDLILKSTTEDFIIPAPSDGAKSGQEEQLKKDHKTLHLMVEMVHRKVTPFPIFAYLVDMHQLISSFTITCFRKGTNM from the exons ATGTCTAATGCTACTTCGCCACTTCGTCCCTTTCGCTTTCTCCTAACCGCTCCGCCTCGGCCTCCGCCGTCGTTCGTGCCACGCTCCAATAGCGCGCTCGCGATGCTCTCCCCTTCTTCCTCCATGTCCATCGGCGCACCACGTCGCCGAGGGTTGGCAGATCCTTTCCGTTGTCTGGCGTGGCTTCATCTTCGATCTTCCTCAAGTACCGTCGCTGCGGCTTACTCTATTAAGTCATCAAG GCTTTCTGATCTTATTTTAAAAAGCACGACAGAGGATTTCATCATACCAGCACCCTCAGATGGAG CTAAGAGTGGTCAAGAAGAACAATTAAAAAAAGATCATAAGACACTTCATCTAATGGTTGAAATGGTCCATAGGAAGGTAACACCTTTTCCAATATTTGCTTACCTTGTGGACATGCATCAGCTTATCTCATCTTTTACTATTACTTGTTTTAGAAAAGGTACAAATATGTAG
- the LOC122053217 gene encoding bZIP transcription factor 44-like produces the protein MDSPYVSSYGSSLLQNSGSEEDLQALMDQKKRKRMISNRESARRSRMRKQKHLDGLTEQVNQLRKENGQSLAYLTLTTEQYFVMEAENSVLRTQMMELSNRLQYLNEILHCLNESSGLRHDGPWMNDSITNPWNLCMNHPITASADMLYY, from the coding sequence ATGGATTCTCCCTATGTTTCTTCATATGGTTCCAGTCTGCTGCAAAACTCGGGCTCTGAAGAGGATCTACAGGCACTGATGGACCAGAAGAAGCGGAAAAGAATGATATCGAACCGTGAGTCCGCAAGACGATCAAGGATGCGTAAGCAGAAACATCTGGATGGTCTGACAGAACAAGTGAACCAGCTGAGGAAGGAGAACGGCCAATCCTTGGCCTACTTAACCCTCACCACAGAGCAGTACTTCGTAATGGAGGCTGAGAACTCTGTCCTAAGGACCCAGATGATGGAACTCAGCAACAGGCTGCAGTATCTTAACGAGATCCTTCACTGTTTGAATGAATCCAGTGGCCTCCGACATGATGGCCCTTGGATGAATGATAGCATTACCAACCCTTGGAACTTGTGCATGAACCATCCCATCACGGCTTCAGCAGACATGCTGTATTACTGA